One Carassius auratus strain Wakin chromosome 39, ASM336829v1, whole genome shotgun sequence genomic window, TCGTTCAAAGCAgatgattcatttagaaatgtgGCTAGTGTCTGTCTTTACGAATGGATTATTGAATCAAATGATACATTCAAAAAAAGATTCAGGAACGAATCACTGCAGTGTTGCTCTGAGATGCACAAATGATCCACTTCAACTTTGATTGGAGATATTCTCATTGgtgaaacaggaaaaaaaaaagactattgtgtccaatatcaattttttttgtttaggtAAATATTGCATACCCCCTATTTATACCAAATACTGTGGTTATAAATTGCTCATAATTCCCAAGGCTAGTTCTGATGTTTATAATCAATTTGAGCTGGTTTTGAAGGTTTTCCtcgtgtgtctgtgtctgtgtctgtgtctgtgtgtgtgtctctctgtgtgtgtgtgtgtgtgcgcagtcaCTCGGGCTCTCAGTGTATAACGTGTGCGTACAAGGCGAGCTCGGGGCTGCTGTATCCTCTGGAGCGAGGCTTCATCTACGTGCACAAGCCTCCGGTTCACCTGCGCTTTGAGGAGATCTCCTGCGTGAACTTCGCCAGAGGAACCACCACCACACGCTCCTTCGACTTCGAGATCGAGACCAAGCAGAACAACCAGTACACCTTCAGCAACATCGAGAGGTAAACCTCAGAGCGCAGCGTCCTTCACCTGACCAGTCTCAGATATAACGGACAACATCTCTCTTCTGTCTCGTGTAGGGAAGAATACGGAAAACTCTTTGACTTTGTCAACGCCAAGAAGCTGAACATCAAGAACAGAGGAATCAAAGAGGTAATTTCTGTCGTTTTCAACACGTTTATTTTGGTTTAAGACAAAATGCACACAAGTAAGATGCTCAGTAGGGCTAAAAATATTGAATAGATGTTTTCTTTGTCTCACCCACATGCACATGTGTTACGTGGACATTATTAATCGAGCTGCTTGTGTGTGCTAGGGCATGAAAGGAGCCGATGGCTACAGCGACTCTGATGAAGACCAGCATGATGCTTACCTGGAGCGGATGAAAGAAGAGGGCAAGATCCGGGAGGAGGGAGACGGCAGCGACGAATCCGAGGGAGACAGCGGTACTGACACACCACACAAAATATACAGGGCTCTTCTTGCTTTTATAAGttaggaaaataataaaaagtttttaaaactctctacataaaaatctgtttttatagaTGGAGCGCATTTAAGACTCTAGTAAACATCcgctgctgtgattggctaacagttttGCATATTAAAAAGATACTTATTCTGAAAATAATGGGTCGTTTGGATTAAAAATGTGTAGATATTCCGTATATATCAAGCAGTCTGGAACAGACTATGCAGTAGTggtaaaaacatgtttattcattCTTATGTGTTgaatcagtgggcggagctaaagaggcAGTGATGTTGAAGTAGGCGTTGATTATCTTCTGCAGAGGCGGGGTTTTGTTACACTGTGATGTCATAATGTGACATTCCAAACGACTCCTTTTGGAATGTCACATGACATCAGTGTAACAAATCTGCTACATCACTgcctctttagctccgcccacatatTTGGTTTTTCAGTTCGGGAGCCCATTAAGGAGGGGCTTAACCTTTCACAAAATGCtgcatgttcatttaaatattgagtttttttttttattaatgtgtttttcattATATGGTGAAAATGTGATTTTCAAATATGGTTTATAGcactctaaaaataaaattaaacatcacaactaaaaataataagaatttcaGCAGGTGCCTAATctctaaaacatattttgttttgctGTTATTTCACTAAattcaaacaaatatataaagcagattatttgtttgtttatatttcttaTGATAGTACTATTTTGCTGTAAAAAAccatctaaaatatcttattcttgtttgtcagtgtttttatagCATCTCTTTTGGGATTAAACTGTAGTGGTTGAatctcattttaaatgtaaagcgCACAAGCGAAgcctttatttacattatttacttatttgattttgatatttctTTGGATTTTCAAATTATTTGACTTATTTCAATTTCACGAAGAAATTTGCCACAttcaaaaaagagaaaatcatCATGAAATCAGTGTGAAATCATTGCATCGTGATGCAATCCTGCTTTTTCTACAAACAGTGATTGAATCTGTCTTTATGTGTGCTGATCATTTAAAACTATTAAGAAAGCTAAAGACATGCAGCTTGAGTCTCTAATGCTTTAAAGTGAAATCTCAGCTCTGTAGATAATATCCGTTATCTTCCTGTAGACGAGTCTTTCAACCCTGGAGAAGAGGATGAGGATGTCCCTGAAGAGTAAGAGACTGaaacctttctttctttcccttgCTCTGTATATGTGTGAGTGTCTCTGATGATATCAGGGTTGTGTCCTCAGGTATGACAGCAACGCTTCAGTGAGCGACAGCGAGGCGGACGACGCAGACAGCGAGGATGAAGCCAAGAAGAAGAAGCCTGAAAAGAAGCCCAAGAAAGTGGTGAAGGAGAAGAAAGAGAGGAAACCACGGAAAGAGGTCGGACACATCTCATGCATCTCAGTATCTCATGAACGACAGCTTTATTAACCCTCTCCTCGTCTCTCTGTGGCCAACAGAAGAAGGTGAAGGACCCCGGGGCCCCGAAGAGACCGATGAGCGCTTACATGCTGTGGCTGAACGGCAACCGAGAGCGAATCAAGAGCGAGAATCCTGGGATATCTGTCACCGAAATCTCCAAGAAGGCTGGAGAGATGTGGAAGCAGCTGAGCAAAGACCGCAAAGAGGTGAATTAAGATCAGCCTCCGTTAACTCTTCTTCAAAAACACACTGTGTATTTCTCTGGCTATTGTCACATTGTGTGCACCGCAGCACTGAAGACTTTTATTAGCCACTTACCGAATTATCAGTCTGTGGCTGGTTTTATTGTGCTGCGCTGTGACTGGTTGATTTGATTCAGCAGTGTGTTCAGCtcagtgtctgtgtgtttctcaggaATGGGACCGAAAAGCAGAAGAGGCCAAGAAACAATATGAGAAAGCCATGAAGGAGTACAGAGAGAGTGGAGGAGGAGCGACAGCAGCGTCTGTTACcaagtgagcacacacacacacacacacacacacacacacacacacacacacgtttgtttttgtgtaaagtgtgttcatcccataggtgtaatggtttttattctgtagaaactgtatattctatctcccttcaccaaccctacacctaaccctaaccctcacaggaaactttgtgcatttttactttctcaaaaaactcattctgtatgatttataagtgttttgaaaaatggggacatgggttatgtcctcataagaaccctctccttgtaatacctgtgtcatacccatgtcattatacacagttgtgtcctgatatgacacaaaaacatgcccacacacatgcacacatgcacacacgcacacacacacacatgcgcacacacgtTATATGAGAACCGCTTtatattttaaagcttttttgttCACTGtacttttatataaaattaacatttgcacGTTGCTTAAAAGCAAGCGATACATCAAAGAAATAATCACCTGATTAATCCTACAATATTGTTAAAAGGTTTGGGGCAGCTTAAaaattgggaaatattattaatatttaaaacaactgttttacatatgaatatattgtgacgagtcagctgcctcctccctgattgtcaccggcaccccgtcctaaatcgccgcccttcaccaggctcccgactggagtgggtgtgtgagaggaggggcgctggaagagtcagggctggcggcgtgtgatggggcacacctgaaggaagtggagcctcattaccgccgctgtttaaaagcccaacgcgcctctcctcaggagaccggtctcttccccgtgcatgcacactggtgtcctcgtgggtccaggaagggtgcgttgagggactcccgcgccaccaagacgtgagctgccggacccgcgatccggatgggaaccgcacccgtatacacggccgacgggccaggatgccgggccgtccatcccctaccagcgccgcggccaacgagagagacgcggccgctaggagaagccgccgcccctcgcgccccggaccaaggaggggagcgcgtgcggccgccggactccgccccttgcctggacccttccttgatgaacactgcccgacctacacataccccgcagcacgacgaggacaccagattccctgttattttggacactttcccccttttggccacttttattccctttgttttatgatttctgttaataaaagcctctccgaggcctgacgccacgcccactgtgtctgtcttgtgctcctcccgtgacactggtggagaatgcgggcaggcggagcctagacagcgcagttgggaaacgtctggtgacgtcacccccctctcgcttgcaaacgttcgtgagaacccagactgggacggaggaaaactggggacagcctcccagccacacaaggggtaagtgacttttccattgtcattttaccctgtggttggttgaggctgtcactaaaacccggtttctctgtccctgttctggtgcgctgcgagagggaggaccgcccggagaggaagccccgcccactccgaccgtttggagcctggttgaggatggtagcactcccgtgtgggtggcgccctggggacggggatgtcgcttgggagggggaatgtgacgagtcagctgcctcctccctgattgtcaccggcaccccgtcctaaatcgccgcccttcaccaggctcccgactggagtgggtgtgtgagaggaggggcgctggaagagtcagggctggcggcgtgtgatggggcacacctgaaggaagtggagcctcattaccgccgctgtttaaaagcccaacgcgcctctcctcaggagaccggtctcttccccgtgcatgcacactggtgtcctcgtgggtccaggaagggtgcgttgagggactcccgcgccaccaagacgtgagctgccggacccgcgatccggatgggaaccgcacccgtatacacggccgacgggccaggatgccgggccgtccatcccctaccagcgccgcggccaacgagagagacgcggccgctaggagaagccgccgcccctcgcgccccggaccaaggaggggagcgcgtgcggccgccggactccgccccttgcctggacccttccttgatgaacactgcccgacctacacataccccgcagcacgacgaggacaccagattccctgttattttggacactttcccccttttggccacttttattccctttgttttatgatttctgttaataaaagcctctccgaggcctgacgccacgcccactgtgtctgtcttgtgctcctcccgtgacaatattttaaagtgtaatttatttctgttatgcacagctgtattttcagcatcattcctccagtctccagtgtcccTTACTGTCACTtactgctaaatatatatatatttttaaatcactgacctcaaacttttgaacgttaGTGTACGTTACGATGGTTGTCACCTTCAGCTTTATGTCGACATTCATTGCTTGTGCtttcagagaaaagaaaaagaaaggaggaAAGGTGGAGGCCAAGAAGAAGAGTGGAGGagaaaaggagaagaagaaggaaCCTGTAAACGAGAGCTTTAAGAGTAAAGAGTTCATCTCGAGCGAGGAGAGCTCGTCTGAATCTGATCGGGACAGAGGCAGCAAACGCAAGGTGtgtgactgatgtgtgtgtgtgtgtgtgtgtgtgttctgggctTCATcacagtgatgtgtgtgtgcatcattaacCTGCTTCATCTGTCACAGGcctctgaggatgaggaggatgaggacaCACCCGCCAGCTCAGAGGAGTCAGGGTCCGACTGAAGATCACGGACCGCTCAGAGACATTTCCACATCTCAGGGTTCACCAGGAAATACTGAAGCGTACTCGGACCAAGACTTTCTACAAGCACTCAGACGGAGAACCTGGAAATATCACATTCTTCAATCCATCATCTGTGAAGCTCTCAGAactgttattatatttttattttttggtagatGGACATAATTCAGGGAAGTGTAGATAGAACTACCTGTAGAGGGTTTTGccctctttttattttcaattttttgcctctttgtttatttttttcaaaatggtaAAACTGCACTACAGTAAATGTTTGCTTATTTTCAGTAGATGACATGTTTTGTACTTTAAACGATCAAAATGTTCACTGTTTTGCAATAAAAGGTCAGTGAGTGATTCAgtgcctgtgtttgtgtgtgtgatggtcaTGTGACGTCCTGACCGACGATACATGAGTGTGTTTAGATGATTAAGTGTGTTAGAAGACAGCAATCGGTGAGGAAGTGATGATGTCACAAGTTAAGTTTAGCTTCATTCTCAGAACAGAAGTGAATGGTGAATCTGTTAAAGCTGTTCAATCAGAGATGTGAAATTGTATGGCAAGCTGTTTTCACATTTagtctttaaaggtgccatctgtaatgtttggcaaaaaaaatcaagtcatactccacattccataccagatgggggcagtatgcctcaataaagtgaattggtctactctagagtaacaaacgagaaacggcataatttatttttatgtccctgtaggcaaacagggacacatcatagattaatacaaacgctaaacagcaataatcaacctgtcctttattctgcttgagaactaatgtgccaactctcaagcattcagcgtgagacatacgcaattgactcttttcaaaaactttcacgccacacatcaattttttcacgcataGAAAAACcatgaagcaaagaggacacggagaccaacagactagacagagcaggttagttatgatacatagggctgtgcaaaaaatcgaatgcgatttccatgcacctctcatcagtaaagacgctcctgtaattagaagtatatctccagcgtgtgcattcagatcagggttgccaggttttcacaacaaatcctgcccagttgcttcttaaaactagtccaaaactagcccaatcgcgttttcgggaggttccccgataaaaattgcttcccggggttaaaatataaatttttgggaagggtttccctggtaaaattagcattttaaggggctaaatatcacgtttttggtattgggattgcttcaaaccgcggacatgaaaaacaaccgcagacttggcaacactggttcaggtggagcggcagttactgcacagagccttagtctaccgacaactaacacaaaatcgctttcaaaatcgacaaagaatcgcctgcgattttaacatcgatgttgcgtagattgtcagtgaattacggctctgtgtagtaaatgccaaccagtgttgccaagtctgtggtggttgtttttcatgtccgctggtcacagtgATATTTAGCCcttaaaatgcgaattataccaaggcaaccctgctaaaaaaacctatattttaaccccgggaagcaatgttttaccggggaaccttctggaagcaagattgggctagttttgagaagaaactgggcaggatttgttgtgaaaacctggcaatcctgatctgaacacacgtactggagatatactcctaattacaggagcgtctttactgatgagatgtacatgagtaaagacatgcacagccctatataataaaatgggtaacgttaagttatagctagctaattatcaaacgcagctacggttagccatcgctaacattagcacgtttatcgaacagccttcgatacatttctatgttataacttcccgaaaacaaatacacaatcatataaaacaaacttctagcgaaatactaacagcatctaacttgcaagttcggagtcgaacctcatttctttcaggtccatcagttgtctccagcgattaaaagcaatgccgatgtttactctggtattcttatcggatttgatttgtgtttccgagcgcggttgtttccctgtagcgggtgttggtctcttgccaagggcttcagatatccttccgctctcttccctgaactgaaagtagtgtgctgtactttccacacaattgacatcaggttcaagtacacgcccacaagccgtgcgagttattcgtgtattgtaggttggctggtggttattcTG contains:
- the LOC113058058 gene encoding FACT complex subunit SSRP1-like, with translation MGDTLEFNNIQTELKGSWNDGRLRFSKQSVVYKSHKTGKVDSISAPELSAAQWRRVCLGHGIKLATSAGHIYRYDGFRDTDFEKISAFFKANYKVELAEKDMCVKGWNWGTAKFSGSLLSFDVNESPVFEIPLASVSQCATGKNEVTVEFHQNDDAEVSLMEVRFYVPPNTGDDGSDPVEAFAQNVLSKADVIQATGDAVCIFKELQCLTPRGRYDIRIYPTFLHLHGKTFDYKIPYTTVLRLFLLPHKDQRQMFFVISLDPPIKQGQTRYHFLILLFSKDEELSLSLNMSEDEVEKRYEGKLSKNMSGSLFEIVSRVMKALVNRKITVPGNFQGHSGSQCITCAYKASSGLLYPLERGFIYVHKPPVHLRFEEISCVNFARGTTTTRSFDFEIETKQNNQYTFSNIEREEYGKLFDFVNAKKLNIKNRGIKEGMKGADGYSDSDEDQHDAYLERMKEEGKIREEGDGSDESEGDSDESFNPGEEDEDVPEEYDSNASVSDSEADDADSEDEAKKKKPEKKPKKVVKEKKERKPRKEKKVKDPGAPKRPMSAYMLWLNGNRERIKSENPGISVTEISKKAGEMWKQLSKDRKEEWDRKAEEAKKQYEKAMKEYRESGGGATAASVTKEKKKKGGKVEAKKKSGGEKEKKKEPVNESFKSKEFISSEESSSESDRDRGSKRKASEDEEDEDTPASSEESGSD